In Streptomyces chartreusis, the following proteins share a genomic window:
- a CDS encoding tyrosine-protein phosphatase — protein MTQQIPSTEPELAGVRNFRDVGGLPTVDGRRVRHGVLFRSGHLAHATAEDADFLGTLGLHTIFDFRNAADQKLEGPDVALPGVRNVNLPLSDPADGAEFWKMVRDGDLDQLRGILSDGKGANRMIVSYRSIIKERTGEHSQVLHSLAEDSIPALMHCAAGKDRAGLSIAVTLLALGVEREAIVADYLESNAKHRRYKVRRNGSDASAYSPEVMELLSPLFDARAEYLTAAFETIEETWGGVDTYLEQGLRLSPESRDRLRERLLD, from the coding sequence GTGACGCAGCAGATCCCGTCTACCGAGCCCGAACTGGCGGGCGTTCGCAACTTCCGTGATGTGGGCGGCCTGCCCACCGTGGACGGACGACGGGTGCGGCACGGAGTGCTGTTCCGCAGCGGCCACCTCGCGCACGCGACGGCCGAGGACGCCGACTTCCTCGGCACGCTGGGGCTGCACACGATCTTCGACTTCCGCAACGCCGCCGACCAGAAGCTCGAAGGACCGGACGTCGCGCTGCCAGGTGTGCGCAACGTCAACCTGCCGCTCTCCGACCCGGCGGACGGCGCGGAGTTCTGGAAGATGGTCCGGGACGGCGACCTCGACCAGCTGCGCGGGATCCTGTCGGACGGCAAGGGCGCGAACCGGATGATCGTCTCCTACCGCTCGATCATCAAGGAGCGCACCGGCGAGCACTCCCAGGTGCTGCACTCGCTCGCCGAGGACAGCATCCCGGCGCTGATGCACTGCGCGGCCGGCAAGGACCGCGCGGGTCTGTCCATTGCCGTGACACTGCTGGCCCTCGGCGTCGAGCGTGAGGCCATCGTCGCCGACTACCTGGAGTCCAACGCCAAGCACCGCCGCTACAAGGTGCGGCGCAACGGCAGCGACGCCTCCGCCTACTCACCCGAGGTGATGGAGCTGCTCAGCCCGCTGTTCGACGCGCGGGCCGAGTATCTGACGGCTGCCTTCGAGACCATCGAGGAGACGTGGGGCGGCGTCGACACCTATCTGGAGCAGGGTCTGCGGCTGAGCCCCGAGTCCCGGGACCGGCTGCGGGAGCGGCTGCTCGACTGA
- a CDS encoding DUF6126 family protein, protein MSNIEEKFPRALWVRLIIYIAVGHVFAAFVYFLFEAGAK, encoded by the coding sequence ATGAGCAACATCGAGGAGAAGTTCCCGCGTGCCCTGTGGGTGCGGCTCATCATCTACATCGCGGTGGGGCACGTCTTCGCCGCCTTCGTCTACTTCCTGTTCGAGGCGGGCGCGAAGTAG
- a CDS encoding helix-turn-helix domain-containing protein, producing MSSPETSPEGEAEVPAEALPVVAPQLRALRRRAALTLEAAARSAGLSPAHLSRLETGQRQPSLPMLLALARIYGTTVSELLGESVADRDAVVRSADMEPTAAGGWTYWQAGAPGRGMQALRVHVPHGSQGDMVRVHPGEEWLYVLEGRLRLRLGDTTHRLAPGDSAHFDSLTPHRIAALDPGGVELLFVHTLLQSPTATLCLGPTPGETP from the coding sequence ATGAGCTCTCCCGAGACCTCGCCCGAGGGGGAGGCGGAAGTGCCGGCCGAGGCACTCCCCGTCGTCGCGCCCCAGCTCCGGGCCCTGCGCCGGCGCGCCGCCCTCACCCTGGAGGCCGCGGCCCGCTCCGCCGGGCTGTCACCGGCCCACCTCTCCCGGCTGGAGACCGGGCAACGCCAGCCCTCGCTGCCGATGCTGCTCGCGCTCGCCCGCATCTACGGTACGACGGTTTCCGAACTGCTCGGCGAGTCGGTCGCCGACCGGGACGCCGTCGTGCGCTCCGCCGACATGGAACCGACCGCCGCCGGCGGATGGACGTACTGGCAGGCCGGCGCCCCCGGACGCGGGATGCAGGCCCTGCGCGTCCATGTGCCGCACGGCTCGCAGGGCGACATGGTGCGGGTGCATCCCGGCGAGGAGTGGCTCTACGTCCTCGAAGGACGGCTGCGGCTGCGCCTCGGGGACACCACGCACCGGCTCGCGCCCGGAGACAGCGCGCACTTCGATTCGCTCACCCCGCACCGCATCGCCGCCCTGGACCCGGGCGGGGTGGAGCTGCTGTTCGTCCACACGTTGTTGCAGAGCCCCACGGCCACCCTGTGCCTGGGCCCCACCCCTGGAGAGACGCCATGA
- a CDS encoding aspartate aminotransferase family protein: MTSEFDLGRLLAERGAERYELHTKYLNHQLPRMLHTIGFDKVYERAEGAYFWDADGEDHLDMLAGFGVMGLGRHHPVVRKALHDVLDAQLADLTRFDCQPLPGLLAERLLTHSPHLDRVFFGNSGTEAVETALKFARFVTGRPRVLYCDHAFHGLTTGSLSVNGESGFRDGFAPLLPDTAVPLGDLDALARELKKGDVAALIVEPIQGKGVHEAPPGYLRAAQELLHKHKALLIADEVQTGLGRTGDFYAYQHEEGVEPDLVCVAKALSGGYVPVGATLGKDWIFKKVYSSMDRVLVHSASFGSNAQAMAAGLAVLSVMENEQIVANARATGEQLRSRLAALVGKYELLADVRGRGLMIGIEFGRPDSLKLRGRWTMLQAARKGLFAQMVVVPLLRRHRILTQVSGDHLEVIKLIPPLIIGEREVDRFVDAFTEVMDDAHSGGGLMWDFGKTLIKQAVANR; this comes from the coding sequence ATGACGAGCGAGTTCGACCTCGGCAGGCTCCTCGCCGAGCGCGGAGCCGAGCGCTACGAGCTGCACACGAAGTACCTCAACCACCAGCTCCCGCGCATGCTGCACACCATCGGCTTCGACAAGGTCTACGAGCGGGCCGAGGGCGCCTACTTCTGGGACGCGGACGGCGAGGACCACCTGGACATGCTCGCCGGGTTCGGGGTGATGGGCCTGGGGCGCCACCACCCCGTCGTCCGCAAGGCGCTGCACGACGTCCTCGACGCCCAGCTCGCCGACCTGACCCGCTTCGACTGCCAGCCGCTGCCCGGGCTGCTGGCGGAGCGGCTCCTCACCCACAGCCCGCACCTGGACCGGGTGTTCTTCGGCAACAGCGGGACGGAGGCGGTGGAGACCGCTCTGAAGTTCGCGCGGTTCGTCACGGGCAGGCCGCGGGTGCTGTACTGCGACCACGCCTTCCACGGGCTGACCACGGGCTCCCTGTCCGTCAACGGCGAGTCCGGCTTCCGCGACGGCTTCGCCCCGCTGCTCCCGGACACGGCCGTGCCGCTCGGCGATCTCGACGCCCTGGCCCGGGAGCTGAAGAAGGGCGACGTAGCCGCCCTGATCGTCGAACCGATCCAGGGCAAGGGCGTGCACGAGGCCCCGCCCGGCTATCTGCGGGCCGCCCAGGAGCTGCTGCACAAGCACAAGGCGCTGCTCATCGCCGACGAGGTGCAGACGGGCCTTGGCCGCACCGGCGACTTCTACGCCTACCAGCACGAGGAGGGCGTCGAGCCGGACCTGGTGTGCGTCGCCAAGGCGCTCTCCGGGGGCTATGTGCCGGTGGGGGCCACCCTCGGCAAGGACTGGATCTTCAAGAAGGTCTACTCGTCCATGGACCGGGTGCTCGTGCACTCGGCGAGCTTCGGGTCCAACGCGCAGGCCATGGCGGCCGGGCTCGCCGTGCTGTCCGTCATGGAGAACGAGCAGATCGTTGCGAACGCGCGGGCGACCGGGGAGCAGCTGCGGTCGCGGCTCGCGGCGCTGGTCGGCAAGTACGAGCTGCTCGCCGACGTCCGCGGCCGGGGCCTGATGATCGGCATCGAGTTCGGCCGTCCCGACTCGCTGAAGCTGCGCGGCCGCTGGACCATGCTCCAGGCGGCCCGCAAGGGACTGTTCGCGCAGATGGTCGTCGTCCCGCTGCTGCGCAGGCACCGGATCCTCACCCAGGTCTCCGGCGATCACCTGGAGGTGATCAAGCTGATCCCGCCGCTGATCATCGGCGAGCGGGAGGTGGACCGGTTCGTCGACGCCTTCACCGAGGTGATGGACGACGCGCACAGCGGGGGCGGGCTGATGTGGGACTTCGGCAAGACGTTGATCAAGCAGGCGGTCGCCAACCGGTGA
- the dxs gene encoding 1-deoxy-D-xylulose-5-phosphate synthase: MTILESIRGPRDLKALSEAELGELSDEIREFLVHAVARTGGHLGPNLGVVELSIALHRVFESPVDRIVWDTGHQSYVHKLLTGRQDFSKLRGKGGLSGYPSREESEHDIVENSHASTALGWADGLAKARQVQGEKGHVVAVIGDGALTGGMAWEALNNIAAAKDRPLIIVVNDNERSYAPTIGGLANHLATLRTTDSYERVLAWGKDVLQRTPVVGNTVYEALHGAKKGFKDAFAPQGLFEDLGLKYVGPIDGHDIGAVESALRRAKRFHGPVLIHCLTEKGRGYEPALAHEEDHFHTVGVMDPLTCEPLAPSGGPSWTSVFGEEIVRIGEEREDVVAITAAMLHPVGLGRFAERFPDRVWDVGIAEQHAAVSAAGLATGGLHPVVAVYATFLNRAFDQLLMDVALHRCGVTFVLDRAGVTGVDGASHNGMWDMSILQVVPGLRIAAPRDADQLRAQLREAVACDDAPTLVRFPKESVGPSVPAVDRVGGLDVLHRDAGEPEVLLVAVGVMAPVCLQAAELLQARGINCTVVDPRWVKPVDPALAPLAAQHRLVAVVEDNSRSSGVGSAVALALGDADVDVPVRRFGIPEQFLAHAKRGEVLADIGLTPVEVAGRISASLALKEAEESVADAARAEGSHDGRTVVPVKEKAE; the protein is encoded by the coding sequence GTGACGATTCTGGAGAGCATCCGGGGACCACGCGACCTGAAGGCGCTGTCCGAGGCGGAACTCGGTGAACTGTCCGACGAGATCCGGGAGTTCCTGGTGCACGCGGTCGCCAGGACCGGCGGACACCTCGGGCCCAACCTGGGCGTGGTGGAACTGTCCATCGCGCTCCACCGGGTCTTCGAGTCGCCGGTCGACCGCATCGTCTGGGACACCGGTCACCAGAGCTATGTGCACAAGCTGCTGACGGGACGCCAGGACTTCTCCAAGCTGCGCGGCAAGGGCGGCCTGTCCGGCTACCCCTCGCGCGAGGAGTCCGAGCACGACATCGTCGAGAACAGCCACGCCTCCACGGCGCTCGGCTGGGCCGACGGGCTCGCCAAGGCCCGTCAGGTGCAGGGGGAGAAGGGGCACGTCGTCGCGGTGATCGGCGACGGGGCGCTGACCGGCGGCATGGCCTGGGAGGCGCTGAACAACATCGCGGCGGCCAAGGACCGGCCGCTGATCATCGTCGTCAACGACAACGAGCGCTCGTACGCGCCGACCATCGGAGGGCTCGCCAACCACCTGGCCACCCTGCGCACGACGGACAGCTACGAGCGGGTCCTGGCCTGGGGCAAGGACGTGCTGCAGCGCACGCCCGTCGTCGGCAACACCGTCTACGAGGCGCTGCACGGCGCGAAGAAGGGCTTCAAGGACGCGTTCGCGCCGCAGGGGCTCTTCGAGGACCTGGGACTGAAGTACGTCGGCCCGATCGACGGGCACGACATCGGGGCCGTCGAGTCCGCGCTGAGGCGGGCGAAACGGTTCCACGGGCCCGTGCTGATCCACTGCCTCACGGAGAAGGGGCGCGGCTACGAACCCGCCCTCGCCCACGAGGAGGACCACTTCCACACCGTCGGCGTGATGGACCCGCTGACCTGCGAGCCGCTCGCGCCGTCGGGCGGGCCGTCCTGGACGTCGGTGTTCGGCGAGGAGATCGTGCGGATCGGGGAGGAGCGGGAGGACGTCGTGGCGATCACGGCGGCCATGCTGCACCCCGTCGGGCTGGGCAGGTTCGCCGAACGGTTCCCGGACCGGGTCTGGGACGTCGGGATCGCCGAGCAGCACGCGGCCGTGTCCGCGGCGGGCCTCGCCACCGGCGGGCTGCACCCGGTCGTCGCCGTCTACGCCACGTTCCTGAACCGTGCCTTCGACCAGCTCCTCATGGACGTCGCGCTGCACCGCTGCGGAGTGACGTTCGTGCTGGACCGGGCCGGCGTCACGGGCGTCGACGGCGCCTCCCACAACGGCATGTGGGACATGTCGATCCTCCAGGTCGTCCCCGGCCTGCGGATCGCCGCGCCGCGCGACGCCGACCAGCTGCGGGCCCAGCTGCGCGAGGCCGTGGCCTGCGACGACGCGCCCACCCTCGTACGGTTCCCGAAGGAGTCGGTCGGCCCGTCGGTCCCGGCGGTGGACCGGGTGGGCGGGCTGGACGTGCTGCACCGGGATGCCGGCGAGCCGGAGGTCCTGCTCGTCGCCGTCGGTGTGATGGCGCCGGTGTGCCTCCAGGCGGCCGAGCTGCTCCAGGCCCGCGGCATCAACTGCACCGTCGTCGACCCGCGGTGGGTGAAACCCGTCGACCCCGCGCTCGCGCCCCTCGCTGCGCAGCACCGGCTGGTGGCCGTCGTCGAGGACAACAGCCGCTCCTCCGGCGTGGGCTCCGCCGTGGCGCTGGCACTGGGCGACGCCGACGTCGACGTACCGGTGCGGCGGTTCGGCATCCCGGAGCAGTTCCTCGCGCACGCCAAGCGGGGCGAGGTGCTCGCGGACATCGGCCTCACGCCCGTCGAGGTCGCCGGGCGGATCAGCGCGAGCCTCGCCCTCAAGGAGGCCGAGGAGAGCGTGGCCGACGCGGCGCGGGCCGAGGGGAGCCACGACGGTCGTACCGTCGTGCCGGTCAAGGAGAAAGCTGAATGA
- the ispG gene encoding flavodoxin-dependent (E)-4-hydroxy-3-methylbut-2-enyl-diphosphate synthase produces MTAISLGVPEVPVRPVAERRVSRQIQVGPVAVGGGAPVSVQSMTTTRTSDIGATLQQIAELTASGCQIVRVACPTQDDADALATIARKSQIPVIADIHFQPKYVFAAIEAGCAAVRVNPGNIKQFDDKVKEIARAARDHGTPIRIGVNAGSLDRRLLQKYGKATPEALVESALWEASLFEEHDFRDIKISVKHNDPVIMVEAYTQLAAQCDYPLHLGVTEAGPAFQGTIKSAVAFGALLSRGIGDTIRVSLSAPPAEEVKVGIQILESLNLRQRRLEIVSCPSCGRAQVDVYKLADEVTAGLEGMEVPLRVAVMGCVVNGPGEAREADLGVASGNGKGQIFVKGEVIKTVPESKIVETLIEEAMKIAEQMEQDGAASGAPTVTGKPAVTVS; encoded by the coding sequence ATGACCGCCATCTCCTTGGGCGTCCCCGAGGTACCGGTCCGGCCGGTCGCCGAACGACGTGTGTCGCGGCAGATCCAGGTCGGCCCGGTGGCGGTCGGGGGCGGCGCCCCGGTGTCGGTGCAGTCGATGACGACGACCCGGACGTCCGACATCGGCGCCACCCTGCAGCAGATCGCCGAGCTGACGGCGTCCGGCTGCCAGATCGTGCGCGTGGCCTGCCCGACGCAGGACGACGCGGACGCCCTCGCGACCATCGCCCGCAAGTCCCAGATCCCGGTGATCGCGGACATCCACTTCCAGCCGAAGTACGTGTTCGCCGCGATCGAGGCCGGCTGTGCGGCCGTACGCGTCAACCCGGGGAACATCAAGCAGTTCGACGACAAGGTCAAGGAGATCGCGCGGGCCGCCAGGGACCACGGCACGCCGATCCGGATCGGCGTCAACGCAGGGTCGCTCGACCGGCGGCTGCTCCAGAAGTACGGCAAGGCCACTCCGGAGGCGCTCGTGGAGAGCGCGCTGTGGGAGGCGTCGCTGTTCGAGGAGCACGACTTCCGGGACATCAAGATCTCGGTGAAGCACAACGACCCGGTGATCATGGTCGAGGCGTACACGCAGCTCGCGGCGCAGTGCGACTACCCGCTGCACCTCGGGGTCACCGAGGCCGGGCCCGCCTTCCAGGGCACGATCAAGTCAGCGGTGGCCTTCGGGGCGCTGCTGTCGCGGGGCATCGGCGACACCATCCGCGTGTCCCTGAGCGCCCCGCCCGCCGAGGAGGTCAAGGTCGGCATCCAGATCCTGGAGTCGCTGAACCTCAGGCAGCGGCGCCTGGAGATCGTCTCCTGCCCGTCCTGCGGGCGGGCCCAGGTCGACGTCTACAAGCTCGCCGACGAGGTCACGGCCGGCCTGGAAGGCATGGAAGTGCCGTTGCGGGTAGCCGTCATGGGCTGTGTGGTCAACGGCCCCGGCGAGGCGCGGGAGGCCGACCTCGGGGTCGCCTCCGGCAACGGCAAGGGTCAGATCTTCGTGAAGGGCGAGGTCATCAAGACCGTCCCCGAGTCGAAGATCGTCGAGACCCTGATCGAGGAGGCGATGAAGATCGCCGAACAGATGGAGCAGGACGGGGCCGCATCGGGCGCCCCCACCGTCACGGGGAAACCGGCAGTGACTGTGAGTTGA
- the hpnH gene encoding adenosyl-hopene transferase HpnH, with the protein MAMPLRQSIKVATYLAEQKLRRRDKFPLIVELEPLFACNLKCEGCGKIQHPAGVLKQRMPVAQAVGAVLESGAPMVSIAGGEPLMHPQIDEIVRQLVAKRKYVFLCTNAMLLRKKMDKFTPSPYFAFAVHIDGLRERHDESVAKEGVFDEAVEAIKEAKRRGFRVTTNSTFFNTDTPQTIVEVLNFLNDDLKVDEMMISPAYAYEKAPDQEHFLGVEQTRELFKKAFAGGNRRKWRLNHSPLFLDFLEGKVDFPCTAWAIPNYSLFGWQRPCYLMSDGYVPTYRELIEDTDWDKYGRGKDPRCANCMAHCGYEPTAVLATMGSLKESLRAMRETVSGNRE; encoded by the coding sequence ATGGCCATGCCGCTGCGTCAGTCCATCAAGGTCGCTACTTACTTGGCCGAACAGAAGCTCCGCAGGCGTGACAAGTTCCCGCTGATCGTCGAGCTGGAGCCATTGTTCGCCTGCAACCTCAAATGCGAGGGCTGCGGCAAGATCCAGCACCCGGCCGGGGTCCTGAAGCAGCGCATGCCGGTGGCCCAGGCCGTGGGGGCGGTGCTCGAGTCCGGCGCGCCCATGGTGTCCATCGCCGGCGGCGAGCCGCTGATGCACCCGCAGATCGACGAGATCGTGCGGCAGCTGGTGGCCAAGCGGAAGTACGTCTTCCTGTGCACCAACGCCATGCTGCTGCGCAAGAAGATGGACAAGTTCACCCCCTCGCCCTACTTCGCCTTCGCCGTGCACATCGACGGCCTGCGCGAGCGCCACGACGAGTCGGTGGCCAAGGAGGGCGTGTTCGACGAGGCGGTGGAGGCGATCAAGGAGGCCAAGCGCCGCGGCTTCCGGGTCACCACCAACTCCACCTTCTTCAACACCGACACCCCGCAGACCATCGTCGAGGTGCTGAACTTCCTCAACGACGACCTCAAGGTCGACGAGATGATGATCTCGCCCGCCTACGCCTACGAGAAGGCCCCCGACCAGGAGCACTTCCTCGGCGTCGAGCAGACCCGCGAGCTGTTCAAGAAGGCCTTCGCGGGCGGCAACCGCAGGAAGTGGCGGCTGAACCACTCGCCGCTGTTCCTCGACTTCCTCGAGGGCAAGGTCGACTTCCCGTGCACCGCGTGGGCGATCCCGAACTACTCCCTGTTCGGCTGGCAGCGCCCCTGCTACCTGATGAGCGACGGGTACGTGCCGACGTACCGGGAGCTGATCGAGGACACCGACTGGGACAAGTACGGCCGCGGCAAGGACCCGCGCTGCGCCAACTGCATGGCGCACTGCGGCTACGAGCCCACCGCCGTCCTCGCCACCATGGGCTCGCTCAAGGAGTCCCTGCGCGCCATGCGCGAGACGGTCTCCGGAAACCGGGAGTGA
- a CDS encoding 1-hydroxy-2-methyl-2-butenyl 4-diphosphate reductase encodes MSPQPAPAPLLIACALGIEQFALRAGERGGAGGPVTVLRTGMGPRAAERSVTRVLADPALAGAAVLATGFCAGLAPGMHPGDLVVAEETRDPAGTVPCVGTDLLVKELVRTVPGRTVHTGPLTGSDHVVRGQERSDLLTTGAIAVDMESAATLLSAVRTGERPVAAVRVVVDAPEHELVRIGTLRGGISAFRVLRTVLPAFYEWHRSLLLPRR; translated from the coding sequence ATGAGCCCACAGCCCGCCCCGGCCCCGCTGCTGATCGCCTGCGCGCTCGGCATCGAGCAGTTCGCCCTGCGCGCCGGCGAGCGCGGCGGTGCGGGCGGGCCGGTCACCGTGCTCCGTACGGGCATGGGGCCCCGGGCGGCGGAACGCTCCGTCACCCGGGTGCTCGCCGACCCGGCCCTCGCCGGGGCCGCGGTCCTCGCCACCGGCTTCTGCGCGGGGCTCGCCCCCGGGATGCACCCCGGCGATCTGGTGGTCGCCGAGGAGACCCGGGATCCGGCGGGAACCGTTCCGTGCGTGGGAACCGACCTACTCGTCAAAGAACTAGTGCGGACCGTCCCGGGCCGCACCGTCCACACCGGACCGCTCACCGGCTCGGACCATGTCGTCCGAGGTCAGGAACGGTCCGATCTGCTCACGACCGGCGCGATCGCGGTCGACATGGAGTCGGCGGCGACGCTACTGAGCGCCGTCCGTACGGGCGAGCGCCCGGTTGCGGCCGTCCGGGTGGTCGTGGACGCTCCAGAACATGAACTCGTCCGGATCGGCACGTTGCGCGGTGGAATATCAGCTTTCCGCGTCCTTCGTACCGTTCTACCCGCATTCTATGAATGGCACCGTTCTTTGCTGCTCCCCAGGAGGTGA
- the shc gene encoding squalene--hopene cyclase has product MTATTDGSTGARPPRAAAARETDSENPVAAGVYEAAEGAVRRATDFLLAKQDAQGWWKGDLETNVTMDAEDLLLRQFLGVRDEKTTRAAALFIRGEQREDGTWGTFYGAPGELSTTIEAYVALRLAGDAPDAPHMARASAWIREQGGIAAARVFTRIWLALFGWWKWEDLPELPPELIYFPKWVPLNIYDFGCWARQTIVPLTIVSAKRPVRPAPFPLDELHKDPADPNPLKPLAPAASWDGAFQRLDKALHQLRKVAPRRLRRAAMNTAARWIIERQENDGCWGGIQPPAVYSIIALHLLGYDLQHPVMREGLASLDRFAVWREDGARMIEACQSPVWDTCLATIALADAGVPADHAQLVRAADWMLGEEIVRPGDWAVKRPQLPPGGWAFEFHNDNYPDIDDTAEVVLALRRVRHHDPERLEKAIGRGVRWNLGMQSRNGAWGAFDVDNTSPFPNRLPFCDFGEVIDPPSADVTAHVVEMLAVEGLAHDPRTRRGIRWLLAEQEPDGSWFGRWGVNYIYGTGSVVPALVAAGMPGSHPAIRRAVTWLESVQNDDGGWGEDLRSYRYVKEWSGKGASTASQTGWALMALLAAGERDSKAVERGVEWLAATQLADGSWDEPYFTGTGFPWDFSINYHLYRQVFPLTALGRYVHGEPFTDSVVRVVVEDTAAVEAKGS; this is encoded by the coding sequence ATGACAGCGACGACCGACGGAAGCACCGGGGCGCGGCCGCCCCGGGCAGCCGCGGCCAGGGAAACCGACAGCGAGAACCCCGTGGCGGCCGGGGTGTACGAAGCCGCCGAGGGCGCGGTCCGGCGCGCCACCGACTTCCTGCTGGCGAAGCAGGACGCCCAGGGCTGGTGGAAGGGCGACCTCGAGACGAACGTCACCATGGACGCCGAGGACCTTCTGCTCCGTCAGTTCCTGGGCGTCCGCGACGAGAAGACCACTCGGGCCGCCGCGCTCTTCATCCGGGGCGAGCAGCGCGAGGACGGCACCTGGGGCACCTTCTACGGCGCGCCGGGCGAGCTCTCCACCACCATCGAGGCGTACGTCGCCCTGCGCCTGGCCGGTGACGCGCCGGACGCACCGCACATGGCGCGGGCCTCCGCCTGGATCCGCGAGCAGGGCGGCATCGCCGCGGCCCGGGTCTTCACCCGGATCTGGCTGGCCCTGTTCGGCTGGTGGAAGTGGGAGGACCTGCCCGAACTCCCGCCGGAGCTCATCTACTTCCCCAAGTGGGTCCCGCTCAACATCTACGACTTCGGCTGCTGGGCCCGGCAGACCATCGTCCCGCTGACGATCGTCTCCGCGAAGCGCCCGGTACGGCCCGCGCCCTTCCCCCTCGACGAACTGCACAAGGACCCCGCCGACCCCAACCCGCTGAAGCCCCTTGCCCCGGCGGCGAGTTGGGACGGGGCCTTCCAGCGGCTCGACAAGGCGCTGCACCAGCTGCGCAAGGTCGCCCCGCGCAGACTGCGCAGAGCAGCCATGAACACCGCGGCCCGCTGGATCATCGAGCGTCAGGAGAACGACGGCTGCTGGGGCGGCATCCAGCCCCCGGCGGTGTACTCGATCATCGCGCTGCATCTGCTCGGCTACGACCTCCAGCACCCCGTGATGCGCGAGGGGCTCGCCTCGCTGGACCGTTTCGCCGTCTGGCGCGAGGACGGGGCCCGGATGATCGAGGCCTGCCAGTCGCCGGTCTGGGACACCTGCCTCGCCACCATCGCGCTGGCGGACGCCGGCGTACCCGCCGATCACGCGCAGCTGGTCAGGGCCGCCGACTGGATGCTGGGCGAGGAGATCGTCCGGCCCGGCGACTGGGCGGTCAAGCGGCCCCAACTGCCGCCGGGCGGCTGGGCGTTCGAGTTCCACAACGACAACTACCCCGACATCGACGACACCGCCGAGGTGGTCCTCGCCCTGCGCCGGGTCCGGCACCACGACCCGGAGCGGCTGGAGAAGGCGATCGGCCGCGGGGTGCGCTGGAACCTCGGGATGCAGTCCCGCAACGGGGCGTGGGGCGCCTTCGACGTCGACAACACCAGCCCCTTCCCCAACCGGCTGCCGTTCTGCGACTTCGGCGAGGTCATCGACCCGCCGTCGGCGGACGTCACCGCGCACGTCGTCGAGATGCTCGCCGTCGAGGGCCTGGCCCACGACCCGCGCACCCGGCGCGGCATCCGGTGGCTGCTCGCCGAGCAGGAACCGGACGGCTCGTGGTTCGGCCGCTGGGGCGTGAACTACATCTACGGCACCGGATCCGTCGTACCCGCCCTGGTGGCCGCCGGTATGCCGGGCTCGCACCCCGCGATCCGGCGCGCCGTCACCTGGCTGGAGTCCGTCCAGAACGACGACGGCGGCTGGGGCGAGGACCTGCGTTCCTACAGGTACGTCAAGGAGTGGAGCGGCAAGGGCGCCTCGACGGCGTCGCAGACCGGGTGGGCGCTGATGGCGCTGCTGGCGGCGGGGGAGAGGGACTCCAAGGCCGTCGAGCGCGGCGTCGAGTGGCTCGCGGCCACCCAGCTGGCGGACGGCTCCTGGGACGAGCCGTACTTCACCGGCACCGGGTTCCCCTGGGACTTCTCCATCAATTACCACCTCTACCGGCAGGTCTTCCCACTGACCGCGCTGGGCCGGTACGTCCACGGGGAGCCGTTCACCGATTCGGTGGTCCGGGTGGTCGTCGAGGACACGGCGGCCGTCGAGGCCAAGGGGAGCTGA